GGTATTATTGTAGGTAAGAAAAAATATATAGACGCCATGAAAAAAAATCCACTAACTAGGGCTTTTAGAGTTGATAAATTTACCCTTGCAGCATTGGAAGGAACACTAAAATATTATTTAGATGAGAATATAGTTATTAAAGAAATACCAACTATTAGAATGTTAACCGAAGATGTTGAGACTATATATTCCAAAGCAATTTACTTAAAGAGTTTAATAGATGAAGTTGCTTTAGATTTTATAGATGTATCTATTGAGGATGAGTTTTCCGAAGTTGGAGGTGGCTCATTGCCATTAGAGAAGATAGCAACTAAATGTGTTGTACTATCCATAAATGGACAAAGTGTTCAAAGCTTCGAAAATAACCTAAGAAATTATTCTATTCCGATTATTGCAAGGCTTTATAAAGATAGAGTATACTTTGATTTAAGAACAATAGATGATAATGAGATATCTATTGTTGCAGATGGTATCAAATTTGCCTTAGATCAACTTAAGGGGTGTGAATAATGAAGCATGTTATTATTGGTACTGCTGGACATATTGACCATGGAAAAACAACCTTAATAAAAGCTTTAACTGGTAGAAATACTGATAGATTAAAAGAAGAGCAGGAGAGGGGTATTTCTATAGAATTAGGCTTTACATATTTTGATTTGCCAGGCGGTAAGAGAGCTGGGATAATAGATGTACCTGGACATGAAAAATTCATAAAAAATATGCTGGCAGGTATAATTGGTATCGATATAGTATTGCTAGTTGTTGCGGCAGATGAAGGTATTATGCCACAAACGGTTGAACATCTGGCCATTTTGGATTTATTAGGTATAAAGAAGGGCATGGTCGTAATTACCAAGACAGATTTAGTTGATGATGAGTGGCTACAATTAATTGAGGAGGATATTCGTAAGGAAGTTAAAGGGACATTTTTGGAGGATGGTGCTATAATAAGAGTGTCATCTACTAAAAAAACTGGTATAAATGAAGTTGTTAAATTAGTTGAAGAATACTCAGAAGAAATAGAAGAACGCAATATAAACGATATGCCAAGACTCCCTATAGATAGAGTATTTACAGTATCTGGCTTTGGAACTGTAGTAACTGGTACGCTTTTATCTGGACAGTTTAAAGTTGGAGATGAAATTCAGATTTATCCGGGAGAGAAAAAGGCTAGAATAAGAACATTACAGGTACATGATGAAGATGCAAATGTAGCTTATGGAGGACAACGAGTAGCCGTAAACCTTGCAGGTATAAAAAAAGAAGATGTAAATAGAGGTTCAGTGATAGCTTCTGTGGACTCTATGAAGGATTCAATGATGATTGATGTTAAGGTAAAGCTCCTTAAGTCTATAGATAGAGTAATAGAAAATAGGACAAGGCTCCATCTTTACATTGGTACTCAAGAAATTCTATGTAGAATAGTGTTATTGGACAGAGATGAACTAAATCCCGGAGAAGAAACATATGCACAACTAAGGCTTGAAGAGAAGATTGTATCTAAAAGAGGAGATAAATTTATACTAAGATTTTATTCGCCTATGTATACAATTGGAGGCGGTATAATACTTGAGCCAAATGCAATGAAAAAGAAAAGATATGATGATAGGGCGATTGAAGACCTAAGAATAAAGGAATCTGGTGATTCTAAGGAGATATTAGAGAAATTAATTCAAATAAAAAGTAATGAATTCTTGTCGGTAACAGATATTTCCAAGGAAACATCCATGCTTGAAGATGTAATAATTTGCGATATTAATAAGCTAGTCGACGAGGGAAAGGTTATTTTATTGTCTACATCTAAAGAGCTTTATCCAATTCATATTAGGTATTTTGACTCTATTAAGCAATCAATTATTAATGAGGTTACCGCATATCATAAGAAATTCAATCTTAGGGTGGGTATACCAAAAGAAGAACTGAGAAGCAAGATATTTGATAAATCGAAACCAAAAGTTGCAGATCAAATTTTACATATGCTTTTAGAACAGAGGGTAATAGAGCAAAATAATGATTTGATTAAATTAAGTGATTTTGAAATTGTTTATTCTAAGGAGCAGCATAAAATAAAGAATTACATATTGGAAAAGCTTAATTCAGTTGAGTATTTACCACCTCGAAAAGATGATTTAGCTTTTGAATTAAGAATAGACAGAGACGAAGTCGAAGAAGTATTAAATGCTTTAATGAATGATGATACGATAATTAAAATTAATGAAGAGATAATTTTACTAACCAATAGTTATGATAAGGCTTTAAAGTTATTAAAGGAACATATCCGAACTAATGGAAATGTAACAATTGGTGATTTTAGAGATGTTTTAGGAACAAACAGAAAAGTTGCATTAGGCCTCTTGGAATATTTTGATCAACTAAGGATCACTAAAAGAGATGGTGAAAAGAGGACATTGACTAAATAGCTTTAGAGGTGATTTGATGAGCGGAAATATATTAATAGTAGATACGGATAAATCCTTTATTAAAGGTCTTAAGTATAGCTTGGAGCAAGATGATTATCTAGTGGACATAAGTAGCTCTGGTAAGGGTGCTATTGAAAAGATAGACAAGAAAACTTATGAATTAGTATTACTAGAATTAGATGTACCTGATATGAATGGATTGACTATATGTCAAAATATAAGAAGCTTGTCATCAGTACCCATTATTTTCCTAACAGAAATAGACGAAGACATTAAAAAGATTTTAGCATTAGAATATGGTGCTGATGATTATATGGTTAAGCCTTTTAATATTCTTGAGTTAAAAGCAAGAATAAAAGCGATTTTAAGAAGAGTAAATAATAAGAATAATGACTTAGATAAAAGTATTATAGATACCGAGGATTTTACTATTAATACTCTAGGAAGAAAAGTAATCTCTGGGGATAAGAATATAAATCTTACAGGAAAGGAATTTGATCTTCTCTTTGTTCTAGCATCAAATCCAGGTAAGGTATTTACAAGGGAAGATCTTTTAGAAAAGGTATGGGGTTATGCTTATTATGGTGATTTAAGAACAGTAGATGTTCATATAAGAAGGATTAGGGAAAAGATTGAAAAAGACCCAAGGGAAGCAGAGTACATTCTTACAAAATGGGGAGTTGGGTATTATTTTAAAGCTAAATAGATTGATTTTATCACAAATTTAATATATAATGGGTATTGTTGTATACGGGGGTAGATGAGTTCTGGTGGGCTCTCTAGTCTTCAAATCTTGTGAAGTGAATTTTGAATAGTTTTATTTAGTTAGATATAGTTTTAGATGATGTTATTTAAGAGCCATTTGAGATGATTTAAGTTTCAAGTGGCTTTAGTTGTTTTTGATTAGTTGATTGTATTTTGACGCCGAAAGGGAGGCAAGGACGATGGTGACGACGTCTAGTAGATATGATATAATTTAATGTATAAAGAATAATGTAAAGTTATCTATATAAAATTGCATCTAGAAAGGAGTTGTTAAAACTGAATAATATATACACTATTATTACAGGAATTGGATTTATGGCTTTATTTATTTCGCTATTTGGGCTACTTTTTAGCGTTATTAAGGAGAAATATAAATTATCCTTAGGGATGTTGTCATTATCAATTGTAGGTGTTTTTTGCATTCTATTTGGAATCGTTTTCAATCCAAAGGTAAGGCTGCAAGTTAGTGGTGATGCAGATACTAGAAATGAACCAACTAATATTGTGGAAGAAATAAGTAATGAAACAACTAATGATGAGGAAATTTCAAGTAATCTCTCAATCAGTGATGAGGATATGACTAAAGCTGATATGTCAAATAATGTAGAAGTATTGGATATTGAATCATCAAAAAATGCTTCCCCTGGCATTAAAGCAAAAGAAAAATTAATAGTTAATGAGGAATTAGTAATTGAAGGTTCGGGTCCTTTAGAGTTTACCAAGAAATTAGTTGAGATAGAGATGTCAAAAGATATTGGTATAGATGAATGGAGTATTACTGAAAATAAAATTACATATAACAAAGATCTTTTTAATCAATTTAATCCAAGTAAACCCAATGGTGATATGACAACAGTTAGGGTGGAAGGGAATGTAAACTTAACTATACAAAAGTACAATCTAAATGAGAATCATTGGTATTCGTTGGATTTTTATAAAATGAGGGGGGATAATTCTTGGTACATTGATAAAGATAGACATTATGGGGTATTGAAAAAATTAAGGGTAACAGCAGTACCTGAACTCTTTCCAAATGAATGGCAGAAAAAAAACGATTCTAATAAGACGTTTGAGGAATTTATCAATACATATGGGGATCAAACTGACAAGATTCCTGAGTATGGCGAAGTTGATAATGTATTTAGAGATGATTTGCCGATAATTGATCAGACTGATTTAATAGGCGCATGGCATCGTAGTGGAGCAGATGACTTCTATATGATATTTAGAGATAATTATACTTATAGTTATTTTGATAAAAGATTACCAGTTGTTTTTTATGAAGGAACCTATACAGTTGAGCAGATTGATAACTATCTAGTGGTAGAAGTAGTATACAATACTGATAAAAATAATAGCATTATTGAGATTAGAGACCTTAACAAGAACAGTTTTCGAGGGTATGATTATGGATATAGTTGGGAATCTACTAGAATGGATCTTAAAGAAGCAGAGAGCATATTAAATAGTCTTAGGTAAACTAAATGATAACAATTGTATCATTAATGGTGTAGATGGGTTATGGAGTGAACCTGTTCTTCAAATCTTGTGAAGTGAATTTTAAATAGTTTTTACAGAGTTAAATATATTTTTAGATAATGTTTGATTAATAACCATTTGAGACAACCTGAGTTTCAAATGGTTTTGTTTGTTTTCAATAGTTGTTTATTTTATGGCGTCAAAAGGCGACTTAAGTCTTAACAAGACGGCAGAAGGGTATAAATTATGCTGTAATTCACTAATTAAATTATGGGAAAAAGCTGGAGATGAGGTAATTTAGTAGAATTGGATAGAGAAAAGATTAATGAATACATTAAAGACTGTGAAATTGATTTAATCGTTGGCGGACCACCATGTCAAGTTTTTTCTATATTCGGTAAAAGACGTTTTATTAATACTCAAGGATATAATCCTAAAGATGATCCTCGAAATTATTTGGTATATGAATATATTAGAGTAGTCAATGTTGTGCGTCCTAAATTTTTTATTATGGAGAATGTAAAAGGATTTACTTCACTTGATAATGGATTGTTTGTTGATGAAGTTATTAAGGAGTTTAACAAAATAGGATATCGCAATATTAAATATGGGATATTTCGTGCTTCTGATTATGGAGTTCCTCAACATAGGGAGAGAATGATAATGATTGGGACAAGGTTAGATTTAGATATTGAATTACCAGAGGTTACACATGGAGAAGTAGAAACAAATTCAATAAAAAAGTTTAAAACCGTTGGAGAAGCTATAATGGACTTGGTGAATATGAATGAGGATGGAATAGAAAATCATGTTCCTTTAAAACACAAACCTATAGTTCAAGAAAGAATGAGTTATATTAAAGAAGGACAGAAGTTAAATGTTAAAGATGTACCAGAGCATCTATTAATACCAACTCGAAAAGATATGAAACATAAGAAGATAACTAATTTTAGTCATGTGTATAGACGACTTCATAGAGAAGAGTGTTCAATAACTTTAGTTCCAGGCCATAATGCTTTTCCTGTACATCCAACCTTGAATAGAACTTTAACAGTTCGTGAAGCTGCAAGGATACAATCATTTCCAGATAGTCATACTTTTACAGGAAACAGGCAGCAGCAGTGTATTCAGGTTGGAAATGCTATACCTCCATTAATGGCAAAAGCATTTATTGAAAAAGTTAAAGAACAGCTAAACCAACATAGATATTTTACTAATTAAAGTTAGGAATATTTTTATAAAAAAGCAACTATCCGATAAGAAAAAGAAGAAGGATGTCAGAATTACAACGTATATTGACCCTGACCCTCTATTGCATGAAGCTGTAATGAAGCTAAAGTGTGAAGGAATAACAATAAAGAAGGTATACAATGCTACCCTGATGGATTTTCTAAGAAAATACAATCAAATCTCATAAAAGTCCAACTGTAACTAATCAGACTTCAAACATATATTATTTCTCTGAAAGACCCTAAAGACAATTCTTTAGGGTTTAAATATTTTGTTAGGAGAGATGAGTATGGCAAAGATTGAAAAAGCAATAATAAAGATCCTGAAAGAGGAGTTAGAGTTCACAAATAAGGGTACAAATTACAGTCAATGGGTACTAGGGGTGAACATTAACAAAATAAGTGCAAAAGATAAGGTAACAGGTAACCCTATCTATATAGCTAGAGTAGTGGTAAAGACAAGTGATTCGCCTTATGTAGATGGAATGGATATTGTCTTTATGGCACCAGAAGAAGATATAATAATAGAAGCTAAATACTATGAAAAAACGCCTGAATTTCAAGGAGGGACTGTGGAAGACAGTATAGAGTGGTTAATGAAAATGAATGGAATATATTATCTACAACTAGATAATCCATTTGAAAAGGCTGATTAAAAGTTTAATGAATCATGAAGATTATGGCATCTAAAAACAGTAAATTTAATATTTAAAAATAGTTAAGCTCTAAATTAACACACCAAGAGAATTAAAGAAGAACAGCAGTAGATTTACCATATTATAGCTTCGACCCCATAACTATCGTCAGAACTATCAGTATCGAAAGTATCATATCTTTAAATTGCCTAATTATCGCACTGTTGATAAAAACAGGTGCAAAGGGATGGATAGGGGAGAAAGGGTAAGTCTGTCGTTAATGAAAGGGAGGAATGAACATGGGCTGGTTACTCAGTGGAATATTAGTAGGAGCAACTATATGCAAGCTAATTGAATCAATAGAAATAGCCTACTAATAATAAAGAAAGGGTTGACATGAATGATATCATATTTAACAGTATCATCAACAGCTAAAGCAGTAGAACTATTTACAAAAGGATTCATGCTGGGAGTTACTGCATACAAGGCTGCTAAGTCAACAAACAGAAAACGATAGGTATATGTATCAGAATAACCAAATAGCTTCAATCTCTAATACAACGGAGATTGAGGCTAATTTTTATGACTAAAGCAAAGGAGAAAAAGATAATGAAAAATGATAAAGATAAACCTAGAAAGCTAGTAGATATAGTAAAAGTAAAACTGTGTAAAGAAGGAAGAGTTCTCTATGAACCGAGAAAAATCAGTTCCCCTAATGATGCAGTAAATCTATGTAGAAGATTCTTAGATGACTTAGATAGGGAGCAAATGATAGCCATTTCTCTAGACACCAAGAGTCAGCCAACCAACGTAACTGTAGTAAGCGTAGGCACACTAAACGCCTCATTATGCCATCCAAGGGAGATGTTCAAAGTAGCAATTCTTTCAAATGCAAATAGCATCATAATCAGTCATAACCATCCATCAGGAGATACTAGACCAAGTAATGAAGATATTAAGATAACCGAAAGACTAGCAGAGATAGGAAACCTAATGGGAATTCCAATCATAGACCATATCATAGCTGGGGAAGACGGAGGATACTACAGCTTCAAAGAAGGGGGAATACTTAAATGAAAGTATTTAAAATTGGTAAAGGTAGATTTATAACTAGAGGTATAAGAGAAAACATTCCAGCAGTACTAGTAATGTATCTATGGGCACTAATAGACGAAAGAA
The DNA window shown above is from Tissierella sp. Yu-01 and carries:
- the selB gene encoding selenocysteine-specific translation elongation factor, whose translation is MKHVIIGTAGHIDHGKTTLIKALTGRNTDRLKEEQERGISIELGFTYFDLPGGKRAGIIDVPGHEKFIKNMLAGIIGIDIVLLVVAADEGIMPQTVEHLAILDLLGIKKGMVVITKTDLVDDEWLQLIEEDIRKEVKGTFLEDGAIIRVSSTKKTGINEVVKLVEEYSEEIEERNINDMPRLPIDRVFTVSGFGTVVTGTLLSGQFKVGDEIQIYPGEKKARIRTLQVHDEDANVAYGGQRVAVNLAGIKKEDVNRGSVIASVDSMKDSMMIDVKVKLLKSIDRVIENRTRLHLYIGTQEILCRIVLLDRDELNPGEETYAQLRLEEKIVSKRGDKFILRFYSPMYTIGGGIILEPNAMKKKRYDDRAIEDLRIKESGDSKEILEKLIQIKSNEFLSVTDISKETSMLEDVIICDINKLVDEGKVILLSTSKELYPIHIRYFDSIKQSIINEVTAYHKKFNLRVGIPKEELRSKIFDKSKPKVADQILHMLLEQRVIEQNNDLIKLSDFEIVYSKEQHKIKNYILEKLNSVEYLPPRKDDLAFELRIDRDEVEEVLNALMNDDTIIKINEEIILLTNSYDKALKLLKEHIRTNGNVTIGDFRDVLGTNRKVALGLLEYFDQLRITKRDGEKRTLTK
- a CDS encoding response regulator transcription factor is translated as MSGNILIVDTDKSFIKGLKYSLEQDDYLVDISSSGKGAIEKIDKKTYELVLLELDVPDMNGLTICQNIRSLSSVPIIFLTEIDEDIKKILALEYGADDYMVKPFNILELKARIKAILRRVNNKNNDLDKSIIDTEDFTINTLGRKVISGDKNINLTGKEFDLLFVLASNPGKVFTREDLLEKVWGYAYYGDLRTVDVHIRRIREKIEKDPREAEYILTKWGVGYYFKAK
- a CDS encoding DNA cytosine methyltransferase — encoded protein: MDREKINEYIKDCEIDLIVGGPPCQVFSIFGKRRFINTQGYNPKDDPRNYLVYEYIRVVNVVRPKFFIMENVKGFTSLDNGLFVDEVIKEFNKIGYRNIKYGIFRASDYGVPQHRERMIMIGTRLDLDIELPEVTHGEVETNSIKKFKTVGEAIMDLVNMNEDGIENHVPLKHKPIVQERMSYIKEGQKLNVKDVPEHLLIPTRKDMKHKKITNFSHVYRRLHREECSITLVPGHNAFPVHPTLNRTLTVREAARIQSFPDSHTFTGNRQQQCIQVGNAIPPLMAKAFIEKVKEQLNQHRYFTN
- a CDS encoding JAB domain-containing protein, with amino-acid sequence MKNDKDKPRKLVDIVKVKLCKEGRVLYEPRKISSPNDAVNLCRRFLDDLDREQMIAISLDTKSQPTNVTVVSVGTLNASLCHPREMFKVAILSNANSIIISHNHPSGDTRPSNEDIKITERLAEIGNLMGIPIIDHIIAGEDGGYYSFKEGGILK